From Halomarina ordinaria:
GTCGGCGAGTTCACGCGACCGAACCCGCGCCCTGAAGTCACACGTCGTGCAGTCGAGCCGCCAGCCCCGTTCGTCGCTCATCCCCCTCCCATCTCGACCCGACAGACTTCAACGTTACTCAGATATTTTATAAGTACACATCCCAGTTATATCATACGACTGAATATTCCTGTGCCAAACCCTATATTTTGAAACACTACTATACGTTGGTTTTACTGTCAGGGATGCAAATATGCTCACGTCATGTCGCCAGGTGGGAATCGGTGGGACGGTGAGGGACGGCCGGACCGGACGGTGCTCAATCGAGCGCAGTTCACCGACACCGACGCCGAATCACTCCTCGCGACTGTCACGATAGCCCTCGGCGAGGTCCTCGACGAGGACCCGATGCTGCTCGAACCCCCGCTCGCGAGCGTCGCCGAGTGGGACGCGCTCGAACGCCTCTTCACCGAACAGCGCCCCGGCGAGAGCGTCATCGAGTACGTGGCGTTCACCTACCGCGACGTCGAGGTCGTCATCCGCGGGAGCGGCGAGGTCCTCGTCTGCGAACCGCGCTGAGCGCACGACGCTGTGGGCCGCCCGCGGTTCGTGCTACCGACTGTCATTTGTAGGCGCGTCCCATACCGTGTGCATGGATTCTCCCTCCCGCGCGGTCTACGAGGCACTGCCGGACGCACTCGACGCCAACAGTCCCGTCCGCGTCACGGCGCTCCCCGACGGGAGCGTCGACACGTTCGGTCCGGTCCACGTCGGCGCGGGAACCGTCGTCGAGGACCGGACCGACTTCGCCGGGCGCGTCGAGGCCGGCGCCTCGAAGTCGTTCCGTCTCGTCCCCCGCCGCCGCGAACCGGGGGGCCAGGCGACGAACATGGCACTGCAGGCCCACGCGCTCTCGGACGACGTGACGCTCTACGGCTACCTCGACGACCCCCTCTTCGCCGACCTCCCGTTCGAGACGGTCTCGATGGGGACGCCCGCCCGCGTGTCGGTCTGTGAGTTCGTCGAGGGCGACGTCGTCCTCGCGGAGGCCTCCGGGGACGTCTCCGCGTGGGACCTCGCCGCCCTCGACGACGTCGCGGACCTGGAGGCGGCGCTCGGGGCGGACGCGGTCTGCTGTGGCAACTGGGTGTCGATACCGGGGATGACCGACGCGCTCCGGGCGCTCGGAGACCACCTCCTCGCCGACGTGTTCGTCTTCGACCCGGGCGACCTCACGGGGACCGACCCCTCGTTCCTCGCGGATTTCCTCGACGCGCTGGCGGTGGTGGGTGACGGGTGGTCGCGGGTCGTCCTCAGCGTCAACCGCCGGGAGGCCGACGCGCTCGCGTCGGCCGGCGGCGTCGGCACGGACGCCACCGGCGTCGACTTCGCGGCGCGCCTCGCGGGCCTCCGCGAGCGAACCGGCATCTCGGGGGTGGTCTGTCACGACGAGGCGGCGGCGACCGCGGCCACGCCGGACGACGTGGTCCACGTCGCGAACCTCGAAACCGAGGACGTGACGCGCCAGACCGGCGGCGGCGACCGCTTCGACGCGGGCCTCGCGCACGGGCTCGCCGTGGGGTGGGGGTGGCGCTCCGCGCTCGGCCTCGCCAACACCTGCGCCTCCTACTACGTCGAGCGCGGCGAGACCGTCACCCGCGAGGACGTCCGTCCCTACCTCGCCGGGTACGTCTGACGCCGGGTGGCAACGGTCTTGAGGGGCCCTGCCCTCCGTTCGACCATGACCACCGTGGAGGTGCGGTCGTGAGCTTCGAGTTGCTCTCTCACCCGGCCGACGCCCGCTTCCGGGCGACGGGACCGACGCTCGCGGCGGCGTTCGCCGAGGCCGCCCGGGCGTTCGCCGCCATCTCGGAGGGCGGCGGCGACGACGCACTCGCGTTCCCCCTCGAACTCGACGCCGAGGACCGCGAGGCGCTCCTGTTCGACTACCTCGCCGAACTCGTCCTCCTCCAGGAACTGGAGGAGGTGGCCGTCGCCCGGGCCGAGGACGTGACCGTCGAGGAGCGCGCGAACGAAGGCGGGTACACACTGTCGGCCACCGTCCGCGCCGGTCCCATCGACGACCCGCTGTTCGACGTGAAGAGTCCCACCTACAGCGAGATGCGCGTCGAACCCGTCGGCGAGGGGTGGGTCCTCGAAGCCACCCTCGACATCTGACCGGTCTCGCGTCGTTTTTTGCCCCTCCGGCGGCAACCGACACACATGGAACCAACCGAAGTCGCCGAGGACGTCTACGAGATTCCGCGCTCCGGCGACATGCGCGTCCCGGCGCGCGTCTACGCCTCCGAACCCCTGCTGGAGAAGATGCGCGAGGAGGGCCAGACCCTCCAGCAGGTGCGCAACGTCGCCACCCTCCCGGGCATCCAGAAGTACTCCGTCGTCCTCCCCGACGGCCACCTCGGTTACGGCTTCCCCATCGGTGGGGTGGCAGCCGTCGAGATGGACGGCGGCGCCATCTCCCCGGGCGGCATCGGCTTCGACATCAACTGCGGGGTGCGCGTCCTCCGTACCCCCCTCGACTACGAGGCGGTGCAGGGCCGCGAGGAGGAACTCGTCGAGCGCCTCTACGACCTCGTCCCCTGCGGCCTCGGGAAGGGCGGGTACGTCCGGACCGACCGCGACGACGTCGACGGCATCCTCCGCGACGGGATGGAGTGGATGCGCGAGGCGGGCCACGCCCGCGCGGCCGACCTCGAACACTGCGAGGAGGGGGGCCGACTGCCGGGGGACCCCGACGCCGTCCCCGAGAACGCGAAGAAGCGGGGCGTCAAGCAGGTCGGGTCGCTCGGCTCCGGTAACCACTTCCTCGAGGTCCAGCGCGTCACCGACCTCTACGACGAGGCCACCGCCGACGCCTACGGCCTCCGCGAGGACCAGGTCGTCGTGATGATCCACTCGGGGTCGCGCGGCCTCGGTCACCAGGTGTGCCAGGAGTACATCCGGCGCTTCGAGCGGGAGTACCCCGACCTGGTGGACTCGCTCCCGGACCGCCAGCTCGTCTACGCCCCCCTCGGCGACGAGGCGGCCGAGGACTACCGCCGCGCGATGTACGCCGCGGCCAACTTCGCGTGGGCCAACCGACAGGCGATGACGCAGGCCGTCCGGCAGACGTTCGAGGAACTGTTCGACGAGGCGCGCGTCGACCTCGTCTACGACGTCTGTCACAACATCGCCAAGGAGGAGACCCACGAGGTCGACGGCGAGGAGATGGACCTGCTCGTCCACCGCAAGGGGGCGACGCGGGCGTTCCCCGCCGGCCACCCGGAGGTGCCCGCGGCCTACCGCGACGTCGGCCAGCCCGTCCTCCTCCCGGGGAGCATGGGGACACACTCGTACGTCCTCGCGGGCAGCGACCGGTCGCTCGAGTTGAGTTTCGGCTCGACCGCCCACGGTGCGGGCCGCCTGAAGTCCCGGACGCAGGCGAAGAAGGACTACGAGGCGGGGAGCCTCACCCAGCGCCTCCGGGGCGAGGGCGTCTACGTGAAGGCGCGCTCGGGCGAGACGGTCGCCGAGGAAGCTCCCGGCGCGTACAAGGACGTCGACGAGGTGGTCCGCGTCAGCGACGCCCTCGGCATCGGGACGAAGGTGGCGCGGATGCGCCCCATCGCGAACATCAAGGGCTGACCGTCGTCTCACTCGCCCTCGACGGCCCGGCGCGCCTCCCGCC
This genomic window contains:
- a CDS encoding HalOD1 output domain-containing protein codes for the protein MSPGGNRWDGEGRPDRTVLNRAQFTDTDAESLLATVTIALGEVLDEDPMLLEPPLASVAEWDALERLFTEQRPGESVIEYVAFTYRDVEVVIRGSGEVLVCEPR
- a CDS encoding PfkB family carbohydrate kinase, whose protein sequence is MDSPSRAVYEALPDALDANSPVRVTALPDGSVDTFGPVHVGAGTVVEDRTDFAGRVEAGASKSFRLVPRRREPGGQATNMALQAHALSDDVTLYGYLDDPLFADLPFETVSMGTPARVSVCEFVEGDVVLAEASGDVSAWDLAALDDVADLEAALGADAVCCGNWVSIPGMTDALRALGDHLLADVFVFDPGDLTGTDPSFLADFLDALAVVGDGWSRVVLSVNRREADALASAGGVGTDATGVDFAARLAGLRERTGISGVVCHDEAAATAATPDDVVHVANLETEDVTRQTGGGDRFDAGLAHGLAVGWGWRSALGLANTCASYYVERGETVTREDVRPYLAGYV
- a CDS encoding RtcB family protein, with product MEPTEVAEDVYEIPRSGDMRVPARVYASEPLLEKMREEGQTLQQVRNVATLPGIQKYSVVLPDGHLGYGFPIGGVAAVEMDGGAISPGGIGFDINCGVRVLRTPLDYEAVQGREEELVERLYDLVPCGLGKGGYVRTDRDDVDGILRDGMEWMREAGHARAADLEHCEEGGRLPGDPDAVPENAKKRGVKQVGSLGSGNHFLEVQRVTDLYDEATADAYGLREDQVVVMIHSGSRGLGHQVCQEYIRRFEREYPDLVDSLPDRQLVYAPLGDEAAEDYRRAMYAAANFAWANRQAMTQAVRQTFEELFDEARVDLVYDVCHNIAKEETHEVDGEEMDLLVHRKGATRAFPAGHPEVPAAYRDVGQPVLLPGSMGTHSYVLAGSDRSLELSFGSTAHGAGRLKSRTQAKKDYEAGSLTQRLRGEGVYVKARSGETVAEEAPGAYKDVDEVVRVSDALGIGTKVARMRPIANIKG
- a CDS encoding archease, giving the protein MSFELLSHPADARFRATGPTLAAAFAEAARAFAAISEGGGDDALAFPLELDAEDREALLFDYLAELVLLQELEEVAVARAEDVTVEERANEGGYTLSATVRAGPIDDPLFDVKSPTYSEMRVEPVGEGWVLEATLDI